One genomic segment of Danio aesculapii chromosome 15, fDanAes4.1, whole genome shotgun sequence includes these proteins:
- the si:dkey-31c13.1 gene encoding uncharacterized protein si:dkey-31c13.1 isoform X1, with the protein MAAGYIQRFPSKRCFERNFKSYVQDTMTKFVVWTKDRTFGVEDPKLGSKCIVWELQYVPFDGIPFMLVGRMVYSCHRGADKHKHQKQKRQEQLLDDSSDHCNKEKRRRLRVSKKLDCPARIYVVHLIRFPDYKIPDNIPKQRKASACQLRRAIASNPSAVKFDEQYVAYFPGVDEHKKHPVVGEAREIQETVDTTMQKPIETLVDDGNTPTQDDDTNRIKPKQQKCESLLREISDLTSDLHDELFLDLLTVRLKDLLEDVRCHTSHDATLPVPYTPPCKKRKCLEPLNAIPENHPSSAVEDLADVEKQ; encoded by the exons ATGGCGGCCGGTTATATTCAAAGATTCCCCTCAAAGCGGTGTTTCGAACGTAATTTTAAGAGTTATGTACAGGACACGATGACAAAGTTCGTCGTTTGGACAAAAGACAGGACTTTTGGTGTGGAGG ACCCCAAACTAGGATCCAAATGCATTGTATGGGAACTCCAGTACGTTCCTTTTGACGGGATACCCTTCATGTTGGTGGGGAGGATGGTTTACTCCTGTCACAGAGGCGCAGACAAGCACAAACACCAAAAACAGAAGAGACAAGAACAGCTG CTTGATGACAGCTCGGACCATTGTAATAAAGAGAAGCGACGTCGTCTCCGGGTCTCCAAGAAACTGGACTGTCCAGCCAGAATATATGTGGTCCATTTAATCAGATTCCCTGATTACAAG ATACCTGATAACATTCCTAAACAGAGGAAGGCGAGCGCTTGCCAACTGAGACGTGCTATAGCATCAAACCCATCGGCGGTGAAGTTTGATGAGCAGTATGTTGCTTACTTCCCAGGGGTTGATGAGCACAAAAAACATCCTGTGGTTGGAGAG gcCAGAGAAATTCAAGAGACAGTGGACACTACGATGCAGAAACCTATTGAGACATTAGTGGATGATGGCAACACACCAACCCAAGACGACGACACCAACAGAATAAAACCTAAACAACAAAAGTGTGAGAGCTTACTCCGAGAGATTTCTGATCTCACTTCTGATCTACATGATGAGCTATTTTTGGACTTGTTGACTGTTCGATTGAAGGACCTTTTGGAGGATGTGAGGTGTCATACGTCTCATGATGCCACACTTCCTGTGCCTTACACGCCTCCATGCAAAAAACGGAAATGCCTTGAACCCCTTAATGCAATTCCCGAAAATCATCCATCCTCTGCTGTGGAAGATTTGGCCGATGTGGAAAAGCAGTGA
- the prkd2 gene encoding LOW QUALITY PROTEIN: serine/threonine-protein kinase D2 (The sequence of the model RefSeq protein was modified relative to this genomic sequence to represent the inferred CDS: inserted 2 bases in 1 codon) has product MAFMSYLSIKEIPLSEILEVRSAGDFSLVPAGTSPHCFEIMTGTMIYFVGEDPNITSSSSSSISGLPVSPSSVVPNSGVGREVAXGWETAIRQALMPIIFQDNPPAEGPPPHRQASVSISVSNSQIQENVDIGTFYQIFADEVLGSGQFGVVYGGKHRKTGRDVAVKVIDKLRFPTKQESQLRNEVAILQSLRHLGIVNLECMFETPEKVFVVMEKLHGDMLEMILSSEKGRLPERLTKFLITQILAALRHLHFKNIVHCDLKPENVLLASADPFPQVKLCDFGFARIIGEKSFRRSVVGTPAYLAPEVLLNQGYNRSLDMWSVGVIMYVSLSGTFPFNEDEDINDQIHNAAFMYPPNPWKQISPDATDLINNLLQVKMRKRYSVDKSLSHAYLQDYQTWLDLRELESKLGERYITHESDDSRWQQYARDHTLPYPPHLVPPPPASDDEDGNEDADMQGLTERVSIL; this is encoded by the exons ATGGCTTTCATGAGCTATTTGTCCATTAAG GAAATCCCTCTCTCGGAAATCCTGGAAGTGCGGTCGGCGGGTGATTTCTCTCTCGTCCCTGCTGGCACCAGCCCGCATTGCTTTGAGATTATGACGGGTACCATGATCTACTTTGTTGGCGAGGACCCCAACATCACCTCGTCCTCATCATCCAGCATATCCGGCCTGCCCGTCTCTCCCAGCAGCGTTGTGCCTAATAGCGGAGTGGGACGAGAAGTCGC AGGATGGGAGACGGCTATACGCCAGGCCCTCATGCCAATTATTTTCCAAGATAATCCTCCAGCTGAAGGCCCACCACCTCACC GCCAGGCATCAGTCAGCATCTCAGTGTCTAACAGCCAGATTCAAGAGAATGTG GACATTGGAACGTTCTACCAGATCTTTGCTGATGAGGTTCTGGGCTCTGGACAATTCGGTGTGGTTTATGGAG GAAAACACAGGAAAACTGGCCGGGATGTAGCTGTGAAGGTGATTGACAAGCTTCGCTTCCCCACCAAGCAGGAAAGTCAACTGAGGAATGAAGTGGCCATACTGCAG AGCCTACGACATTTGGGCATAGTTAATCTGGAGTGCATGTTTGAGACACCGGAGAAGGTGTTTGTGGTAATGGAGAAACTTCATGGTGATATGCTTGAGATGATTCTGTCCAGTGAGAAAGGAAGACTTCCCGAGAGGCTCACCAAGTTCCTTATAACGCAG ATTTTGGCTGCTCTGAGGCACCTTCACTTCAAAAACATAGTGCACTGCGACCTCAAACCTGAGAATGTGCTGTTGGCATCAGCGGATCCTTTCCCACAG GTGAAACTTTGTGACTTTGGTTTTGCTCGCATCATTGGAGAAAAGTCTTTCCGCCGTTCTGTCGTTGGCACGCCGGCTTACTTGGCCCCCGAAGTTCTCCTGAACCAGGGTTACAATCGCTCTCTGGACATGTGGTCTGTCGGAGTGATAATGTATGTCAGTCTGAGCGGGACGTTCCCCTTCAACGAGGATGAGGACATCAATGATCAGATCCACAATGCTGCTTTCATGTACCCGCCGAACCCTTGGAAACAGATCTCTCCTGACG CTACCGACCTCATCAATAACCTGCTCCAAGTGAAGATGAGAAAGCGCTATAGTGTGGATAAGAGTCTCAGTCATGCCTATCTGCAG GATTACCAGACCTGGCTGGACCTGCGAGAGCTGGAGTCAAAGCTCGGGGAGCGTTATATAACCCACGAGAGTGATGACAGCCGCTGGCAGCAGTATGCTCGAGACCACACGCTGCCGTACCCCCCTCACCTGGTGCCCCCGCCACCTGCATCCGACGACGAGGATGGCAATGAGGACGCCGACATGCAGGGCCTGACAGAGCGGGTTAGCATCCTATGA
- the si:dkey-31c13.1 gene encoding uncharacterized protein si:dkey-31c13.1 isoform X2 has translation MAAGYIQRFPSKRCFERNFKSYVQDTMTKFVVWTKDRTFGVEDPKLGSKCIVWELQYVPFDGIPFMLVGRMVYSCHRGADKHKHQKQKRQEQLIPDNIPKQRKASACQLRRAIASNPSAVKFDEQYVAYFPGVDEHKKHPVVGEAREIQETVDTTMQKPIETLVDDGNTPTQDDDTNRIKPKQQKCESLLREISDLTSDLHDELFLDLLTVRLKDLLEDVRCHTSHDATLPVPYTPPCKKRKCLEPLNAIPENHPSSAVEDLADVEKQ, from the exons ATGGCGGCCGGTTATATTCAAAGATTCCCCTCAAAGCGGTGTTTCGAACGTAATTTTAAGAGTTATGTACAGGACACGATGACAAAGTTCGTCGTTTGGACAAAAGACAGGACTTTTGGTGTGGAGG ACCCCAAACTAGGATCCAAATGCATTGTATGGGAACTCCAGTACGTTCCTTTTGACGGGATACCCTTCATGTTGGTGGGGAGGATGGTTTACTCCTGTCACAGAGGCGCAGACAAGCACAAACACCAAAAACAGAAGAGACAAGAACAGCTG ATACCTGATAACATTCCTAAACAGAGGAAGGCGAGCGCTTGCCAACTGAGACGTGCTATAGCATCAAACCCATCGGCGGTGAAGTTTGATGAGCAGTATGTTGCTTACTTCCCAGGGGTTGATGAGCACAAAAAACATCCTGTGGTTGGAGAG gcCAGAGAAATTCAAGAGACAGTGGACACTACGATGCAGAAACCTATTGAGACATTAGTGGATGATGGCAACACACCAACCCAAGACGACGACACCAACAGAATAAAACCTAAACAACAAAAGTGTGAGAGCTTACTCCGAGAGATTTCTGATCTCACTTCTGATCTACATGATGAGCTATTTTTGGACTTGTTGACTGTTCGATTGAAGGACCTTTTGGAGGATGTGAGGTGTCATACGTCTCATGATGCCACACTTCCTGTGCCTTACACGCCTCCATGCAAAAAACGGAAATGCCTTGAACCCCTTAATGCAATTCCCGAAAATCATCCATCCTCTGCTGTGGAAGATTTGGCCGATGTGGAAAAGCAGTGA
- the fkrp gene encoding fukutin-related protein has product MRISFCQALLTGAIILNLLILYYVSRAQQQMMEKRREQGKGLKKASLPVPGLGAMGNLVGGSMVGGVKLGGLEGNMRGPRVTILVREFEDFENYVGDVARSFLRQRPELPFLAVAENPPYPPLALPEGARLLVLSPSPDQPPQTNRPEFNVQTEFSLLVPDGVELDHGRQVERLIRELEGEGGGPVRLVAAPVLTRSSVQCLHLRVNLREWTATYSPAASGSSGSVCTALQGDAIVLIRTEDLFNLSVPLGRPLMSSLFVQTSLRGWKVKLLEGPSFSASHRPLFSSAHNQWKADTRLKDATNHLMRSFGLKRLILPDGRDQWFGCSKETARCFGTVRDDTPEYLYIERWTPPCCLRALRETTKYVINILESSGVRYWLEGGSLLGAARHQDIIPWDYDVDLGIYLDDVPNCDYLKNLDSGSLVDANGYVWERAVEGDFYRVQYSEANHLHVDLWPFYPRNGVMTRDTWTEHKQDVEFPEHFLQPLVPMPFAGITTYGPNNHRAFLELKFGEGVIENPQYPNPAKKRLDRSRTFGS; this is encoded by the coding sequence ATGCGTATCAGTTTTTGCCAGGCTCTGTTAACTGGAGCAATCATTTTAAACTTGCTCATCTTGTATTACGTCTCACGGGCCCAGCAGCAAATGATGGAGAAGCGTCGAGAGCAAGGTAAAGGCTTAAAGAAAGCCTCTCTTCCTGTGCCAGGGCTAGGAGCAATGGGTAACCTTGTAGGTGGAAGCATGGTTGGAGGTGTTAAATTAGGAGGTCTTGAGGGAAACATGCGTGGTCCACGCGTCACGATCCTGGTTCGTGAATTTGAAGACTTTGAAAACTATGTTGGTGATGTTGCACGCTCCTTTCTGCGCCAGAGACCAGAATTACCATTCCTCGCAGTTGCTGAAAATCCGCCGTACCCTCCTTTGGCTCTTCCAGAGGGAGCACGGCTCCTGGTGTTGTCCCCAAGTCCTGACCAGCCTCCACAAACTAACCGTCCCGAGTTCAACGTGCAGACAGAGTTTTCTTTGTTAGTTCCTGATGGTGTGGAGCTGGACCACGGCCGACAGGTTGAGCGTCTCATTCGAGAGCTGGAAGGGGAAGGTGGTGGGCCGGTCCGACTGGTTGCTGCACCAGTGCTGACCCGCTCTTCAGTGCAGTGCCTGCATCTTCGGGTTAATCTGCGGGAATGGACTGCCACTTACAGCCCTGCTGCCTCAGGGAGCAGCGGTAGCGTCTGCACAGCTCTGCAGGGAGACGCTATTGTTCTTATTCGCACTGAGGACCTCTTTAATCTCTCGGTTCCATTAGGGCGCCCCCTGATGTCTTCCTTGTTTGTCCAAACTTCTCTTCGAGGCTGGAAGGTCAAACTCCTGGAGGGACCTTCATTTTCAGCCAGCCATCGGCCTCTGTTTAGCTCTGCACACAACCAGTGGAAAGCTGATACTCGCCTGAAAGACGCCACTAATCACCTCATGCGCAGCTTCGGCCTGAAGCGCCTGATCTTGCCAGATGGTCGAGATCAGTGGTTTGGCTGCAGTAAAGAGACTGCAAGATGTTTCGGGACAGTTCGAGATGACACACCGGAATATCTTTACATTGAGCGCTGGACTCCACCTTGCTGCTTGCGTGCCCTCCGAGAGACCACTAAATATGTGATCAACATCCTTGAAAGCTCTGGTGTGCGCTACTGGCTGGAAGGGGGCTCCCTATTGGGAGCTGCCCGGCATCAGGATATAATCCCATGGGACTATGATGTGGACTTGGGCATCTACTTGGACGATGTTCCAAATTGCGACTATCTAAAGAATCTTGACTCTGGTTCTCTGGTTGATGCTAATGGCTACGTGTGGGAGCGAGCTGTTGAAGGCGACTTCTACCGTGTTCAGTATAGCGAAGCCAACCATTTGCATGTTGATTTATGGCCATTTTATCCCCGTAATGGAGTTATGACCAGGGACACTTGGACTGAGCACAAACAAGACGTGGAGTTTCCAGAACATTTCCTGCAACCCCTGGTGCCAATGCCATTTGCTGGCATCACTACTTATGGTCCGAACAACCATCGTGCCTTCTTGGAACTCAAGTTTGGGGAAGGGGTCATTGAGAACCCCCAGTACCCAAACCCTGCCAAGAAAAGACTAGACAGGAGTCGCACATTTGGATCATAG